The Deltaproteobacteria bacterium genome contains the following window.
GCCGTTACCGCTCCAGCGTCTCTTTCGCCACGAACGCCAGCAGCGCGGTCGCCACCCACAGGATCGGGGTCAGGGCGAGAAACGGCACTCCGGGATAGAACGCGTCGGCGAGCATGCCGCCGGCCAGGGGGGCGCCAAGGCCCGCCAGGTCGGCGATGGTGCGGCGCATGGCCTGGAGGCGGCCGCGGACGTGTTGGGGCGCCACGTCGTAGGTGGAGGTGGCGAGGCAGCCCAGGGAGAGGCCGTTGGCGATGCCGAGGACGGACAGCAGTGCGGCCAATTGCAGGAAGGTGCCGGACAGGGGGATGGCGAGGAAGATCACGGCGGGGATCAAGGTGCTGGGCACGGTCGCCCACTTCCTGCCCACCTTGTCGAGGACGAAGCCCGCGGGCACGATCATGAAGAAAACCACCAAGCCCGAGATGGAAAAGAGCGCGCCCACCTCCACGGGCGTGAAGCCCAGGTGCGCGCCGGCATAGAGAGGCAGCATGCTCTGGAGCGTCAGCCGGAACATCAGGCTGGCGATGGTGGCGGCCACCAGGACCGCATACGTCGGGCGGAGCGACGGCTCCACCTCGCGGTAGAGAGCCATCAGGCGTCCGGCCAGGTGGCGCAGCCCCAGGCCTCCGGAGGCGGCCCGCACCGGGGTCCGCGGCGCCGCGCCCCGGACCGCCGGCTTGTCCACCGCCAGGCCGCAAAGGGTCGCCAGCGCGGACACAAGGGCGGAGGCGACGAACACGGTGCGGAAACCCGCGGATACGGTGAGGAAGCCGCCCACAAGCGGCCCCAGGGTGACGCCGCTGTGGTGGACGCCGTGAAATCCGCTCATCACCCGGCCGCGCTGGTTCTGGGCGGTGAGATCGATGCCGGTCACCTCCCGCCCCATGGCCCACACCGCGTCGGCGGCGCCGATGACGAACAGCGCGAGCAGCAGGCCCGCGAAGACCGGG
Protein-coding sequences here:
- a CDS encoding MFS transporter, yielding MNVAWLEPRLLRNFVLLYGSALFSGLAWGMVLPTIPVLSSSFDISMGVAAQTVTAWAAGRFCGTPVSGIMLDRAGPRVMMVGGAAVTGLAALGAFLSPVFAGLLLALFVIGAADAVWAMGREVTGIDLTAQNQRGRVMSGFHGVHHSGVTLGPLVGGFLTVSAGFRTVFVASALVSALATLCGLAVDKPAVRGAAPRTPVRAASGGLGLRHLAGRLMALYREVEPSLRPTYAVLVAATIASLMFRLTLQSMLPLYAGAHLGFTPVEVGALFSISGLVVFFMIVPAGFVLDKVGRKWATVPSTLIPAVIFLAIPLSGTFLQLAALLSVLGIANGLSLGCLATSTYDVAPQHVRGRLQAMRRTIADLAGLGAPLAGGMLADAFYPGVPFLALTPILWVATALLAFVAKETLER